AATTTATAGATCGGAAACAACAACGTATCTCACTTTGTATGCAAAACGCGTTTTACCCATAATAACTTAAAAAGAAGTCTTCCATTTTTGGAAGTCTAATTCTTATTTTCAAGAATAAAGACTTAAATcacaaattttcataattatagtCAATTTCAATAGATTTaacaataaaatattaaatcataaaatttcaaattatgtCTCTGTTTATAAAACACTTTTCTTACtcaaaatatatttgttttagtattaaatacaaaaaattaaaaaaaagttattttaataaaatgagatACAGTACAATgaacaattaatttttttaaagatacTAATATCCCACAATTTAACCATCTTAGCGGATAAAGATTCtttaaaaaattgcaaaaattgATGGAAGTGAGATTTCACAACATTCTTAATCAGCAAGATCGAATAGAAATTTAGAACAAATAAGAGCAGCTGATTTCAGACGGCCGCAATTCTTTTATCAAGACTAGGTGAGAAGTAGGGCCCAATTTTTTTGACTTTCCCACCACCTCCCACATATAAAAACGActcctttttcttctctttttaatttgttcCTCACTGTTTTTACTTCAGTGTGTGAGGTGGAGGAATGCAGGCTTTGGAGTGAGAAaccaagagagagagaaggggaaaTTCAAGAATCCATTTAATCCTCAGAGGTTGCTAGCTCCCTTTTTGCTGTAGCATTTCTTCAATTGCTTGTTTTACTTCAAGAACCCATCTTTTTGGGGCTCcttgttttgattttgtttttccaTGGCAATTTATTGTTCTTGATTGGGTATGAATACTGATCTGTGAATTATGTGAGCAAGATCCTgtcttttttgtttgtttttggtgTTTGTTAATGGTGGAATTCAATCTTACTTATGAAGCCCTTTTAGGAAATGATTGATTAATTCAGTGAATAAATTACATTATCTTTGTTGTAAGTATAATATGTGCCTGTTTTATATTGAGATATTACGTGTTTCTTTGATCATATGTGTTGCATTCTTCAAGCTACTATCTTTTTTGTGTATAGAAATCAGTTGGTATgagttgatattttttgtttcttttagcTTTGAACAAAGATCCTTGGGTCAACTACATgtcttcaaataataatttggACAGCTTGACCCATTCTTCtgtatttctttatttcaaGATTGATTTCTCATGTTTAACAAGCTCGTTTCCGTTGATTTTAAGGGAAGCTGAAGATACTGTTATCTAATTGCCCTGGCTATGTGTAATCACTGAGGTATTGCGCATTTGTGCTTGAGGTTAGTTCGTTATCTTTTACACTTGAAATGATTTCTTTCGTGTTTAGGGTTATATAGGTTTTTATCATGAGTCTTGACGTTTAATTCTAAAAACTTGAAAGGTTTGGTTGGACTATGCCGGAGGTGTATAACTGAAATAGATTTGGTGTATTGTTTTCATTCATGTTTATGGTAATATGTTGTTCTAGTTGTTCTAGCTTGGTTTTTATGTTGTTCTAGTTGTTCTAGCTTGGTTTTTATAATTAGCTATTGATGTTTAATTCTAATAAACTCGAAGAGATTTGATTGGACTAGGCTGGTGGTGTATGAAATGAAAGATATTAGGCGTATTGTTTTCACCCCCTGTGAATTCTTGGACTGATTTTGTTGTCAAACTTATTGTCCTTTCTTGaaatgccatgttgtttttctGAACTTGATTCTTGAAGTACGAATTAATTTAGGGGACCTAAAAAACCGATTTCAAAGATATCATTCCATGATGGCTGAAGCACCGGTGATGGACAACGAGGTCTTTAATCATTATTTGACCGGTATGACGCCGGCTGAATTTGCTGAACATCTCAAGGATAGTTGCCCGGAATTTGGCGATCTAAATGTTCAAGAGCTTCTCTTAGTGCAGGTAGATTGAATGTTTGAAGACTGCTTTCTTGATAGCTGAGGATAAGCTCTTTATCTAAGAAACTTACTGACATTTACATGTCCGAAACAACAGGAAAGTGCCTTCCAATTCATTCAGAACAAAAACCAGAACAAGGACATGGCCTCCAGCTATGGCGAAACTAGTGATGACAATTTGGTTTTGGAACATGAGAATGAACTACCGCATGGAGGAAGTATCGAGCACCAATTAGCTCTTGATGAAGCCTTAGCAAGAGCGCTGGAACTGGGGGACGACTTCAACTATCTATCTGTCAATGAGGATGCTGCTGTTACTGTTAGCGCAGTTGGTAAAACATATTTCCTAAGTGCTTCATTTCTAACCTTTCTTATCATATAAATTTGTGCATATGAAATCTAAGGAGTTATTTTCCTTGTTTTCTATGGGGATTGAATTCAGTCTTGATGTGCTCTTTTGGATGTATGCCTCTTAAAGATGGATTTTTTACGGGGGGGAAAAAGATCACTACCTATTGCATTTTATTAATTCTATATTCTCCTGTATTATTCCTTGTTTTAATTCTTATGTATTGCTAATGCTAAGAGGATTCAAATATAAATTACAGATAACACAAGATCAACTTCGAGAGCCACACCTAGCAGGGTACTTTTCCTATTCTCCACCTA
This sequence is a window from Salvia splendens isolate huo1 chromosome 5, SspV2, whole genome shotgun sequence. Protein-coding genes within it:
- the LOC121802032 gene encoding E3 ubiquitin ligase BIG BROTHER-related-like; this translates as MMAEAPVMDNEVFNHYLTGMTPAEFAEHLKDSCPEFGDLNVQELLLVQESAFQFIQNKNQNKDMASSYGETSDDNLVLEHENELPHGGSIEHQLALDEALARALELGDDFNYLSVNEDAAVTVSAVDNTRSTSRATPSRAGSQNIRQDDFDPDTMTYEELQSLGESVGSESRGLTADLISRLPTFRHKSSKSGLFSKKKKETEECVICRDGYKQGAKVISLPCAHQYHSKCIKTWLQQNKQCPICQKEVQDN